ATCTGCAGCTGCCAAGACAGGAAGTACATGGAGAGATTGTAGAGTAGATCAACTAACTCAAAAATACACATGTACATAGAAAAATTATCATCTGATTTCAAAGCTATTGGAATAGTTAGTTAGCTATGTTAGTCATGAATAAATGGCTGAAACATCCAGCCTCTGCCACTCTAAGAGGGAGAGCAAACCTAAACACTGAAAGTGTACGAAAACTTTACTGTATGTCCACTTTTATACAATCAATAGTGTTAACCTCCAATTTGAAGTCAACTTTTGTTGGACATATTTGGAAGATGGTGGGTGGTGTTGTGAGGAGATACTTTGAGTTCATCTGACAGTTACTGTAGGTGTAGACCTACATCTTACAAAAAGATTGGTAACCACAGGTCTGTTCCAAATCCGGAGTTTTCCAGTCACAGAAATGTCTGTGAGAATCCAAATGTGTGTTATTTAGTCCTGTGTCATTGATCCCCTCCCGCAGattttaaagttacatttactttgtattctgtttttcttcagtgaGAAATATcccatgattaaaaaaaaaaaaaaaaaaaacatcaacaaggATGATGAAAAGATGTGAATAATTTGGAAACAGGAATTGACTTGAAATTTGGGATGCATTTACATCCTCTCTGAGATAGAGGGCAGCAGACATCAGTTAATTCCCTCTGCCACTTcacttttctccatttctctcatCTTTTATTCAAATTCTAGTCTTCTAGTcttaaggttaaaaaaagatttattcatCAACTACATATGTTTTGTGATTCAAAGTTAATCTgcaacattaaattaaaaaaaacagataaaagttGGCTGTAAATCCATCCTTTAGAATAAAAAGGAGAACTAACCTCATTccatctgtttatttatgttcCTGCATTTTGTTCAAACTATTATTTCAGACATATAACtcacaaatatatacataaatcCAGATCAATGGGTTTATGTATAGCAGTTCATCTGTAATGCATGTTGCAGTATTGGAGATGCATTTTACAGCCATTTCACTatgaaaaataaactcactTTTATTATCAAACCAACgaatatttaattaaattgttcatagacaaaataaatagattttttaaaaagaatattcAATTACAAAAGATCCAAAAGATATAAACCTAAATTGATGTATATACTAATaaactcaaattaaaacactgacattataaAACTGGCGTTCATGATATGATGACATTAAAAAGCTGATATTGTAATGGTGATCAAACCTTCTCATGGAAATGTCAATACTAAATGCAACAAATCTAATCCTACTCTTTGTATATTATACAAGCTGTACATCCATATTTTACTGTACATACCTACAGTAATTTTCCATGACAGTAAGTTACTTCAGAAAGTCTTGATGAGCAATTTGATGAGTGCCACTGAAAACTGAATCCATCGCCATTAATACATCATTATCTCCTTAGGTGCGTCCTCGGTAGGCCTCTGCTGTTCTTTCCGTTGTTTGTAGGCTGCATGGTCATAGTTGTATGTCACACCAATGGCACCGAGACAGAGCACCGTGTAAGGGATGATCAGGTAGTATCCTAGCTGCATCTCTGAAGACTTGTTCTTCAGATCTACCAGAAGACCCCCTGCAAAGTTCTTTACCAAATCCTCTGCCATGCTGGTCACATTGATGTTCACCACAAATATGATGAGGGCCAGAACTGACAGGCACgctgcaggaaaaacaataCTGTTAGTACTGTCCCAAATGAAAAAATGGGACAGAAATGTACCACAAAAAagcttatttttttcctgcaacCCCACTTGTGTTACTCCCAGATGCTTTGTGCTGTTCCATATGTGTCACTTACCGCTGAGCGAGCTGCAGGTGTAGACTCCAACAGGCCCCATGTAGGTCTCATAAGGGTTACTGACGCTGTTGTAGAGGCAGATCAGGATGCTGCAGGCCgaaaacagcagacacaggacCAACAGGCACAAAACCATGGAGTATAGGGCTAGTGGTGTAActcctgtttctgtcagtttgggaaacactacacaaacacacacacacagggtacAAGAATGTTATTGTATCTTAAATCCAGTTTACTGTAATTACAGCCTGGTGGAAATGTGTGAGCAGGCCTTGGCTATATATTGGAATATTGAAAGTAAAGTGTTTTGAAGGCAGGAAATCTTGGTGATGGATTTCTCAAGATGTTTCTAGAGGTATGTAAGTGAAGAAAATATCTAATTTGGGCCCTTTTAGAGCTTTGGAAAGTTACCATTGAAACGTTCATCGCCTCCAAATGATGGGCAAGAGGTTCTCTCCAAATTCCCACTGAAAAGCTCCAACGTGAGTATAGCAGTCCCGTTGAATAAGCCGCTTCCCCCTCTTGCACACTGTATGGTGGTCCTAGCCCACTGTTTGGACATGGCGTACCCCATCAACCCAACAGATATGGCAGTAATCAACGCACTGGATATGAAATGTAGAGTCTTCGCGGTGGAAGGCATTATCGCTGTATTCCAGTTGCGCTAGTTAAATCCAAATCCCAGCGTCTCTTCTCTAAAGCTCTGATGAAGCCTCAGAAGCAGATTAGGACCCTCTGATCCTCTAAAGATTCTGTGTATGA
Above is a window of Lates calcarifer isolate ASB-BC8 linkage group LG23, TLL_Latcal_v3, whole genome shotgun sequence DNA encoding:
- the LOC108898994 gene encoding clarin-3; the encoded protein is MPSTAKTLHFISSALITAISVGLMGYAMSKQWARTTIQCARGGSGLFNGTAILTLELFSGNLERTSCPSFGGDERFNVFPKLTETGVTPLALYSMVLCLLVLCLLFSACSILICLYNSVSNPYETYMGPVGVYTCSSLSACLSVLALIIFVVNINVTSMAEDLVKNFAGGLLVDLKNKSSEMQLGYYLIIPYTVLCLGAIGVTYNYDHAAYKQRKEQQRPTEDAPKEIMMY